The Halogeometricum rufum genome has a segment encoding these proteins:
- a CDS encoding CBS domain-containing protein: MELTARELMTTDVETAAPDDDVSEVLGRLARADFNGFPVVDDEGRVVGIVTQRDLVELFQTKDRTLWIPIGFPPFMETLTYAIDVSWDDLDLGVDLLKNANKPISDVMTADVVTVGPEADLETLLDLLADDARDINRLPVVEDGRLVGIVARQDVLRAIRDRRRGD; encoded by the coding sequence ATGGAACTCACCGCCCGCGAACTGATGACGACGGACGTCGAGACGGCGGCGCCGGACGACGACGTGAGCGAGGTGCTCGGCCGCCTCGCCCGCGCAGACTTCAACGGCTTCCCCGTCGTCGACGACGAGGGACGGGTCGTCGGCATCGTAACCCAACGGGACCTCGTGGAACTGTTCCAGACGAAAGACCGGACGCTGTGGATACCCATCGGTTTCCCGCCGTTCATGGAGACGCTGACCTACGCCATCGACGTCTCGTGGGACGACCTGGACCTCGGCGTGGACCTGTTGAAGAACGCCAACAAACCCATCAGCGACGTGATGACCGCTGACGTGGTGACGGTCGGTCCCGAGGCCGACCTCGAAACCCTCCTCGACCTCCTCGCGGACGACGCCCGGGACATCAACCGACTCCCGGTGGTCGAGGACGGGCGTCTCGTCGGCATCGTCGCCCGACAGGACGTGCTCCGCGCGATTCGCGACCGACGCCGCGGCGACTGA
- a CDS encoding DMT family transporter produces MSRYRNLGLFLFLAAVWGAAFMAIKAGLGTPGDPGGFFETPVLFAAIRYDVAGVLMLGYAVYATDHAIPSGRDEWTTVVVGSVLIMAGYHALLFVGETDPAVTSAAAAVIVSLSPVLTAGFARAFLPSDTLSVLGAAGLLLGLVGVVVLSNPDPNNLLSGGTVAKLLIFGAAVSFALGSVLTRRIDADFPIETMEAWTMLGGALLMHVVSVGIGESAADVTWTTDSLLAVGYLSVVASAIGFLVYFDLLERLGPIEINLVSYVAPVFAALTGWAFLGELPTVYTVVGFVVIFAGFLLLKRESLRRELPRIRRALS; encoded by the coding sequence GTGAGCCGCTATCGCAATCTCGGCCTGTTCCTCTTTCTCGCCGCGGTGTGGGGTGCGGCGTTCATGGCCATCAAGGCCGGCCTCGGGACGCCCGGCGACCCCGGCGGGTTCTTCGAGACGCCCGTGCTGTTCGCCGCGATTCGCTACGACGTCGCCGGCGTGTTGATGCTCGGCTACGCCGTCTACGCCACCGACCACGCGATTCCGAGCGGCCGCGACGAGTGGACCACCGTCGTCGTCGGCTCCGTCCTCATCATGGCGGGCTACCACGCCCTCCTGTTCGTCGGCGAGACGGACCCCGCCGTCACCTCCGCGGCCGCCGCGGTCATCGTCAGCCTGAGTCCCGTCCTCACGGCGGGGTTCGCCCGCGCGTTCCTCCCGTCCGACACGCTCTCGGTCCTCGGTGCCGCCGGTTTGCTCTTGGGACTCGTCGGCGTCGTCGTCCTCTCGAACCCCGACCCGAACAACCTGCTGTCGGGCGGCACCGTCGCCAAACTCCTCATCTTCGGCGCGGCGGTGAGTTTCGCGCTCGGATCGGTGCTCACCCGCCGCATCGACGCCGACTTCCCCATCGAGACGATGGAGGCGTGGACGATGCTCGGCGGCGCCCTGCTGATGCACGTCGTCAGCGTCGGCATCGGCGAGTCCGCCGCCGACGTGACGTGGACGACGGACTCGCTTCTGGCCGTCGGCTACCTCTCGGTGGTGGCCAGCGCCATCGGCTTCCTCGTCTACTTCGACCTCTTGGAGCGCCTCGGCCCCATCGAGATAAACCTCGTCTCCTACGTCGCGCCCGTGTTCGCGGCGCTCACGGGGTGGGCGTTCCTCGGCGAACTGCCGACGGTGTACACCGTCGTCGGCTTCGTCGTCATCTTCGCCGGCTTCCTCCTCCTGAAACGGGAGAGCCTGCGGCGAGAACTGCCTCGCATCCGCAGAGCGCTGTCCTGA
- a CDS encoding phosphatase PAP2 family protein, with amino-acid sequence MREAVLGSDGDRPSRWTVALAAAAAVGVVLASAFAFDIAVPNRGIGVFQLLSSPTSATLAVAGLVTQFGDPWFLLLTATLLYLLGTERSLVQRPREGAFVLAVTFAAFSFIDLLKNVFVAPRPPGAGTVALPTWLPAVLAGPFRSITTGTGYAFPSGHALGTTAVFAALAYRLEAGSGATRWTVALVGVLLVAASRIVLGVHFFVDIAVGLLAGASLFAAAAAVGSRDPLRVFALGSILGVLAVVASAVSPAGEVWKAGQWLGGSVGAGIAWYVVRPSSQLSLRETVAAGVPVAVLWVGVYVTSPPLLVTVVGTAVAAGVTIAAPTLAGRAVEPS; translated from the coding sequence ATGAGAGAGGCCGTGCTGGGCTCCGACGGTGACCGACCGAGCAGGTGGACCGTCGCGCTCGCCGCGGCCGCCGCCGTCGGCGTCGTCCTCGCGTCCGCCTTCGCGTTCGACATCGCCGTCCCGAACCGAGGTATCGGCGTCTTTCAGCTCCTCTCGTCGCCGACGAGCGCCACGCTCGCGGTTGCCGGACTGGTCACGCAGTTCGGCGACCCGTGGTTCCTCCTCCTCACCGCGACCCTGCTCTACCTCCTCGGAACGGAGCGCTCGCTCGTTCAGCGACCGCGCGAGGGCGCGTTCGTCCTCGCGGTGACGTTCGCGGCGTTCTCCTTCATCGACCTCCTCAAGAACGTCTTCGTCGCGCCGCGTCCGCCCGGTGCCGGAACGGTGGCGCTCCCGACCTGGCTCCCGGCCGTCCTCGCCGGGCCGTTCCGGAGTATCACGACCGGCACGGGGTACGCGTTCCCGAGCGGACACGCCCTCGGGACGACCGCCGTCTTCGCCGCGCTGGCCTACCGGCTGGAGGCCGGGTCGGGAGCCACCCGGTGGACGGTAGCTCTCGTCGGGGTACTGCTCGTGGCCGCGTCCCGAATCGTCCTCGGCGTGCACTTCTTCGTCGACATCGCCGTGGGTCTCCTCGCCGGCGCGAGCCTGTTCGCGGCCGCCGCCGCCGTCGGGAGCCGGGACCCGCTCCGCGTGTTCGCGCTCGGGTCGATACTCGGCGTCCTGGCGGTCGTCGCGAGCGCCGTCTCCCCGGCCGGCGAAGTCTGGAAGGCCGGGCAGTGGCTCGGCGGGTCCGTCGGCGCAGGAATCGCCTGGTACGTCGTCCGACCGTCCTCGCAACTCAGCCTCCGCGAGACGGTCGCCGCCGGCGTCCCCGTCGCCGTCCTCTGGGTCGGAGTCTACGTCACCTCGCCGCCGCTTCTCGTGACCGTCGTCGGCACCGCCGTCGCGGCGGGCGTCACGATAGCGGCACCGACGCTCGCCGGACGGGCGGTGGAGCCGAGCTAA
- a CDS encoding transcriptional regulator, with translation MADLNDVAKRIHNVSPNPVRLTLDDGSSAVYRMHSTEFFQQEFQAEGERVDDDAEYRLVTSADNESVLLGRKGADEDGWTMVAEVVEATRADS, from the coding sequence ATGGCAGACCTCAACGACGTCGCGAAGCGCATCCACAACGTCTCGCCGAACCCCGTGCGCCTCACGTTGGACGACGGGTCGTCGGCCGTCTACCGCATGCACAGCACCGAGTTCTTCCAGCAGGAGTTTCAGGCGGAGGGCGAACGGGTGGACGACGACGCCGAGTACCGTCTCGTCACCTCGGCGGACAACGAGTCCGTCCTCCTCGGCCGGAAGGGAGCCGACGAGGACGGGTGGACGATGGTCGCCGAAGTCGTCGAGGCGACGCGCGCCGACTCGTAG
- the cmk gene encoding (d)CMP kinase, producing MMEEDAAAGRSVDSNLFITVSGPPGCGATTLCEGLSRSLDCGYVSGGDIFRELAEERGMSLSQLIAKADESDEIDRALDRRLRTIAEQWGTANKAFVLESRLAGWLAGNRADLRIWLDAPEEVRVERTADREEMGAEMRVREVSEAGRYESYYGIDVSDQSFYDLRVNTARWSPEALLEIVLTAVEEYDAEVDEGAFHTPDVEL from the coding sequence ATGATGGAGGAAGACGCCGCAGCGGGACGGTCCGTCGATAGCAACCTGTTCATCACCGTCTCCGGCCCGCCGGGATGCGGGGCGACGACGCTGTGCGAAGGCCTCTCGCGGTCGCTCGACTGCGGGTACGTCTCCGGCGGCGACATCTTCCGCGAACTCGCCGAAGAGCGCGGGATGTCGCTCTCGCAACTCATCGCCAAGGCCGACGAGTCCGACGAGATAGACCGGGCGCTGGACCGTCGCCTCCGCACCATCGCCGAGCAGTGGGGGACGGCGAACAAGGCGTTCGTCCTCGAGTCGCGCCTCGCCGGGTGGCTGGCGGGCAACCGGGCGGACCTGCGAATCTGGCTCGACGCGCCCGAGGAGGTCCGCGTCGAACGGACGGCCGACCGCGAGGAGATGGGGGCCGAGATGCGCGTCCGCGAGGTGAGCGAGGCGGGCCGGTACGAGTCGTACTACGGCATCGACGTCTCCGACCAGTCGTTCTACGACCTCCGCGTCAACACCGCGCGGTGGAGTCCCGAGGCCCTGCTCGAAATCGTCCTCACGGCCGTCGAGGAGTACGACGCCGAGGTGGACGAGGGCGCGTTCCACACCCCGGACGTCGAACTGTAG
- a CDS encoding asparaginase, with protein MSTVHVVGCGGTIASEPAEDGAAPAKAGEELVEAVPAVADHASLRVTDVGSRPGFDMDFGVVAAAADAVRTAAADGADGVVVTQGTDTLADTAYALDVACDVSVPVVVTGSQRRFDEPGSDAPANLLTAVRAAVDDRFAPGAHVAFDDELHAARDAVKTHTNALDTFQSPGKGPVAMFTRATTRIHRDPARAASDLSLPAEALDPDRDAGDYAVVPVVHSGTGVDGSALERLLPDADGVVVEGTGLGNATGPLGDAVADALESVPVVVSSRCHAGPTEAVYGTAGGGVTLRDHGVAYAGDLSTAKARVKLVLALTAGLSRESAAATFE; from the coding sequence ATGTCTACGGTACACGTCGTCGGGTGCGGCGGAACGATAGCGAGCGAACCAGCCGAGGACGGCGCGGCCCCCGCGAAGGCGGGCGAAGAACTCGTCGAGGCGGTGCCGGCCGTCGCGGACCACGCGTCGTTGCGCGTCACCGACGTCGGGTCGCGACCGGGGTTCGACATGGACTTCGGCGTCGTCGCCGCGGCCGCGGACGCGGTTCGAACCGCCGCGGCCGACGGCGCGGACGGCGTCGTCGTCACGCAGGGGACGGACACGCTCGCTGACACGGCGTACGCGCTCGACGTCGCCTGCGACGTGTCGGTGCCCGTGGTCGTCACCGGGTCGCAACGGCGCTTCGACGAACCGGGGTCCGACGCCCCGGCGAACCTCTTGACTGCCGTCCGGGCGGCCGTCGACGACCGATTCGCGCCGGGCGCCCACGTCGCCTTCGACGACGAACTCCACGCCGCCCGCGACGCGGTCAAGACGCACACGAACGCGCTGGACACGTTCCAGTCGCCCGGAAAGGGACCGGTGGCGATGTTCACGCGCGCGACGACGCGCATCCACCGGGACCCCGCGCGGGCCGCGTCCGACCTGTCGCTCCCGGCCGAGGCTCTCGACCCGGACCGGGACGCAGGTGACTACGCCGTGGTCCCCGTCGTGCACTCGGGGACGGGCGTCGACGGGAGCGCCCTCGAACGCCTCCTCCCAGACGCCGACGGCGTCGTCGTCGAGGGGACGGGACTCGGCAACGCGACCGGTCCGCTCGGAGACGCCGTCGCCGACGCTCTCGAGTCGGTCCCCGTCGTCGTCTCCTCGCGGTGCCACGCCGGCCCGACCGAGGCGGTGTACGGCACCGCGGGCGGCGGCGTCACCCTCCGCGACCACGGCGTCGCCTACGCGGGCGACCTCTCGACGGCGAAGGCGCGGGTGAAACTCGTCCTCGCTCTCACCGCCGGACTCTCCCGCGAGTCGGCCGCGGCGACGTTCGAGTGA
- a CDS encoding aldo/keto reductase: protein MTLDTVSLGRTGTKVSEVAFGTWRFGREDDTGAVEVGPERAHRLLDAYADAGGTFIDTADMYGGGRAEEYVGDWLAERDREDFVVASKIYWPTREDPNGSGLNRKHLRRSIDEMLDRLGTDYVDVLYTHRWDDDTPAREFMRTLDEFVRDGTVNYLGTSTFEPNAWKVVKANEIADKRGYEPFTLAQPRYNVVNREIEGNYLEMCADYDVGVVPWSPLAGGFLTGKYSRGEEPPADSRAASDQQFVDSYLTSENFDALEAVESVAADVDASPGQVALAWLLHHDQVTAPIVGARTVSQLRENLAAAEVSLTADQFERLLEAKAE from the coding sequence ATGACGCTCGATACGGTCTCGCTGGGTCGAACCGGGACGAAGGTGTCCGAGGTGGCCTTCGGGACGTGGCGGTTCGGCCGCGAAGACGACACGGGGGCCGTCGAGGTGGGTCCCGAGCGAGCACATCGACTGCTCGACGCTTACGCGGACGCCGGCGGGACGTTCATCGACACCGCCGACATGTACGGCGGCGGGCGGGCCGAGGAGTACGTCGGCGACTGGTTGGCCGAGCGCGACCGGGAGGACTTCGTCGTCGCCTCCAAGATATACTGGCCCACCCGCGAGGACCCGAACGGGAGCGGACTCAACCGCAAGCACCTCCGCCGGAGCATCGACGAGATGCTCGACCGACTCGGGACCGACTACGTCGACGTGCTCTACACCCACCGGTGGGACGACGACACGCCGGCGCGCGAGTTCATGCGAACGCTCGACGAGTTCGTGCGCGACGGCACCGTGAACTACCTCGGGACGTCCACGTTCGAACCGAACGCGTGGAAGGTGGTGAAGGCCAACGAGATAGCCGACAAGCGGGGATACGAACCGTTCACGCTGGCGCAACCGCGCTACAACGTCGTCAACCGCGAGATAGAGGGCAACTACCTCGAGATGTGCGCCGACTACGACGTCGGCGTCGTCCCGTGGTCTCCGCTCGCGGGCGGGTTCCTCACGGGCAAGTACAGTCGCGGCGAGGAACCGCCCGCCGACTCGCGGGCCGCCTCCGACCAGCAGTTCGTCGACTCGTACCTCACGTCGGAGAACTTCGACGCCCTCGAAGCCGTCGAGTCCGTCGCCGCGGACGTCGACGCCTCGCCGGGGCAGGTCGCACTCGCGTGGTTGCTCCACCACGACCAGGTGACGGCCCCCATCGTCGGCGCGCGCACGGTGTCCCAACTGCGGGAGAACCTCGCCGCGGCGGAGGTGTCGCTGACGGCCGACCAGTTCGAACGCCTCCTCGAAGCGAAGGCGGAGTAG
- a CDS encoding DUF1684 domain-containing protein produces MTDANAAADVDPDAYAEELQRKREEKDDFFASHPQSPIPPEQRDSFSGLDYFDPNPDARVAVTVRVHDDPEPVTMETTAGNEVRYLRLVTFAFELRGESVELHGYQQEREDDDAIFVPFRDKTTGQQSYRNGRYLELHPEDGLTDGESVVLDFNLAYTPFCAYSDTFACPLPPEENWLEVAVAAGERDWSPANE; encoded by the coding sequence ATGACCGACGCGAACGCCGCCGCGGACGTCGACCCGGACGCCTACGCCGAAGAACTGCAGCGGAAACGCGAGGAGAAGGACGACTTCTTCGCCTCGCACCCGCAGTCCCCGATTCCGCCCGAGCAACGCGACTCGTTCTCCGGACTGGACTACTTCGACCCGAACCCCGACGCCCGCGTCGCCGTCACCGTGCGGGTCCACGACGACCCCGAACCAGTGACGATGGAGACGACTGCGGGCAACGAGGTGCGCTACCTCCGACTCGTCACGTTCGCCTTCGAACTCCGCGGGGAGTCCGTCGAACTCCACGGCTACCAGCAGGAACGCGAGGACGACGACGCCATCTTCGTCCCGTTCCGGGACAAGACGACGGGCCAGCAGTCCTACCGGAACGGCCGCTACCTCGAACTCCATCCCGAAGACGGGCTGACGGACGGCGAGTCCGTCGTCTTGGACTTCAACCTCGCGTACACGCCGTTCTGCGCCTACAGCGACACCTTCGCCTGTCCACTCCCCCCGGAGGAGAACTGGCTGGAGGTGGCCGTCGCCGCCGGCGAGCGCGATTGGTCGCCTGCTAACGAGTGA
- a CDS encoding type IV pilin: protein MKLKQLFTDDSAVSPVIGVILMVAITVILAAVIGTFVLNLGGSVSQTTPQASFGFDFEDASNDNVTITHETGDTIDASRLNLTATKDVDVATDKNLVGISTETTSSSEGFTDSGGFGSSASVSAGSTLYAGGNGDLSGQTFRVVWNSENNENSATLSEYTAPNN from the coding sequence ATGAAACTTAAACAATTATTCACGGACGACTCCGCGGTGTCGCCGGTCATCGGCGTCATCCTGATGGTGGCTATCACGGTCATCCTCGCCGCCGTCATCGGCACGTTCGTGCTCAACCTCGGGGGAAGCGTCTCGCAGACCACGCCGCAGGCCAGTTTCGGATTCGACTTCGAGGACGCCTCGAACGACAACGTGACGATCACGCACGAGACGGGTGATACGATCGACGCAAGTCGACTGAACCTCACGGCTACGAAGGACGTCGACGTCGCTACGGACAAAAATTTGGTCGGTATATCTACCGAAACTACCAGCTCAAGCGAGGGATTCACTGACTCTGGCGGCTTCGGTTCGTCGGCGTCTGTGAGCGCCGGTTCGACGCTCTACGCTGGCGGCAACGGAGACCTCAGCGGACAGACGTTCCGCGTCGTCTGGAACTCCGAGAACAACGAGAACTCCGCGACGCTCTCGGAGTACACGGCACCGAACAACTAA
- a CDS encoding type IV pilin, with product MKLKQLFTDDSAVSPVIGVILMVAITVILAAVIGTFVLNLGGSVSQTTPQASFGFDYNSTGINVTHETGDTIDISTATVRIVGGDDDVTWNEGDQRISAGDMQVLKGYNNGETYRVVWESENGDNSATLSESTAPN from the coding sequence ATGAAGCTCAAACAGCTGTTCACGGACGACTCCGCGGTGTCGCCGGTCATCGGCGTCATCCTGATGGTGGCCATCACGGTCATCCTCGCCGCCGTCATCGGCACGTTCGTGCTCAACCTCGGGGGAAGCGTTTCACAGACTACGCCGCAGGCCAGTTTCGGATTCGATTACAACAGTACCGGTATCAACGTTACCCATGAAACTGGGGACACGATCGATATCAGTACGGCAACTGTCAGAATCGTTGGAGGCGACGACGACGTTACGTGGAACGAAGGCGATCAGAGGATCAGTGCTGGCGATATGCAGGTTCTCAAGGGGTACAACAACGGAGAGACGTACCGCGTCGTCTGGGAGAGCGAGAACGGCGATAACTCCGCGACGCTGAGCGAGTCCACGGCTCCGAACTAA
- a CDS encoding DUF7827 domain-containing protein: MTSNTKQLRAVFLAALMVMSVFAGTVAFAGSAAAVTGASVDFFNPDNLDEGTTETHNLNVSFTGYADSAGDDYVNVTLPAGTIDDATGLTVETRDGDVITTVSSGDVNGDSLNVSFDATGTAHNDTIYLNGSMDVAAPSNVDGDVSGPISFTLTDSDGTSESAQQTVTINDADASGDTEAPEYLESVHYDADTTDDETEIEFSFSEEVNNLGDANLYLDEKPLGTVSEFTESVSNEGGGQYIATVDGSDVNTGEIEVLLTSSITDAGGNELTNTGNKTVEVAPVTVTGGEDVNAYQGSQVAVVADGTDTGIEVEASGEEDFDYFVSGSTGANSEVFVFDTDDRDIGQYNISIEGESEATVNVRDLGLEVDIDDLNITNDDEIEGTVSANAGNRPVTLELLDSDGDVVDEQGSTIAARLTGQAEYEFTYNASDLDLDDGNYTVLATDNQSGVEAESSSIVVTDAGEGRADIGGSGIITEQRGDVANITITLQNTDYATLTLGSDDVGYRSNVTVEDENGDGEVNLLFNTWAATGRSGNVENTNVYDVPNLEDDDDSITDATIEEGVDSLLESGEYDLEVRAGQSEEEDSQGVGTLTLEERNTTSIRSWTAPTGTSFDDTEELYDAVGDNNLTQSNQIAYGDMAVHQLEASGLEGLLGAQDEDEVTSEFFDNDGDEYKLTVEQMDPGANRDPYQVLLGPDNATVWADSENDTYFIIYDTDSNNLNTDTRSIEDDDTLEANFTVYEDEDNLTDVEDGETVLDEYSFVEAEYMVDEPVNVSASGEQTIMGETTVAPGTEVSLRARSSGDTQPSFLKTATVYVTENQTFSSTFDFSEQEVGDTFELTVRGGAADSETFDGNVVESVETETNMTETEMTETEMTETEMTDTETEAPGTDTEAPGTDTEAPGTDTGTEPATETGTPGFGVVVAVTALLAAALLAIRRD; the protein is encoded by the coding sequence ATGACAAGCAACACGAAGCAACTCCGCGCGGTATTCCTCGCGGCGCTGATGGTCATGTCGGTTTTCGCCGGCACCGTCGCGTTCGCTGGAAGCGCTGCTGCGGTTACTGGTGCCTCTGTGGACTTCTTCAACCCAGACAATCTGGACGAAGGAACCACGGAGACACACAACCTGAACGTATCGTTCACTGGATATGCTGACAGCGCTGGCGACGACTACGTCAACGTCACCCTCCCCGCAGGGACGATTGACGACGCCACTGGCCTCACCGTCGAGACCCGAGATGGTGACGTGATCACCACCGTCTCCTCGGGCGACGTCAACGGTGACAGCCTGAACGTCTCGTTCGACGCGACGGGCACAGCCCACAACGACACCATCTACCTCAACGGGTCGATGGACGTGGCTGCGCCGTCCAACGTCGACGGTGACGTCTCCGGTCCCATCAGCTTCACGCTCACGGACAGCGACGGCACGTCCGAGAGCGCTCAGCAGACCGTCACCATCAACGACGCCGACGCGTCGGGTGACACCGAGGCTCCCGAATACCTCGAATCGGTCCACTACGACGCTGACACCACCGACGACGAGACCGAAATCGAGTTCTCGTTCAGCGAGGAAGTCAACAACCTCGGTGACGCCAACCTCTACCTCGACGAGAAACCGCTCGGCACGGTGAGCGAGTTCACCGAGTCCGTCAGCAACGAGGGTGGCGGTCAGTACATCGCCACTGTCGACGGCTCTGACGTCAACACCGGCGAAATCGAGGTTCTCCTCACGTCTAGCATCACCGACGCCGGCGGCAACGAACTCACCAACACCGGTAACAAGACCGTCGAGGTCGCACCCGTCACCGTGACGGGCGGTGAAGACGTGAACGCCTACCAGGGCTCGCAGGTTGCCGTCGTCGCTGACGGCACCGACACGGGTATCGAAGTCGAAGCCAGCGGCGAAGAGGACTTCGACTACTTCGTGTCCGGTAGCACCGGTGCGAACAGCGAAGTGTTCGTCTTCGACACGGACGACCGTGACATCGGTCAGTACAACATCTCCATCGAAGGCGAAAGCGAAGCGACGGTCAACGTTCGTGACCTCGGTCTGGAAGTCGACATCGACGACCTGAACATCACGAACGACGACGAAATCGAAGGGACGGTCTCCGCGAACGCGGGTAACCGTCCGGTCACGCTCGAACTGCTCGACTCCGACGGCGACGTCGTCGACGAGCAGGGCAGCACCATCGCCGCTCGTCTGACGGGTCAGGCCGAGTACGAGTTCACGTACAACGCCTCCGACCTCGACCTCGACGACGGTAACTACACCGTGCTGGCGACGGACAACCAGTCCGGTGTCGAAGCGGAATCCTCCTCCATCGTCGTCACCGACGCTGGTGAGGGCCGCGCCGACATCGGCGGCTCCGGCATCATCACCGAACAGCGTGGTGACGTCGCGAACATCACCATCACGCTGCAGAACACCGACTACGCGACCCTGACGCTCGGGTCCGACGACGTCGGCTACCGCAGCAACGTGACGGTCGAAGACGAGAACGGCGACGGCGAAGTCAACCTCCTGTTCAACACGTGGGCGGCAACGGGTCGCTCGGGTAACGTCGAGAACACGAACGTCTACGACGTGCCCAACCTGGAGGACGACGACGACTCCATCACTGACGCCACCATCGAGGAAGGCGTCGACTCGCTCCTCGAATCCGGCGAGTACGACCTCGAAGTCCGCGCCGGTCAGAGCGAGGAAGAAGACTCGCAGGGCGTCGGCACGCTGACGCTCGAAGAGCGCAACACGACGTCCATCCGTAGCTGGACCGCCCCGACGGGCACCAGCTTCGACGACACCGAAGAACTCTACGACGCGGTCGGTGACAACAACCTCACCCAGTCCAACCAGATCGCCTACGGCGACATGGCCGTCCACCAGCTCGAGGCCTCCGGTCTCGAAGGCCTGCTGGGCGCTCAGGACGAGGACGAGGTGACGAGTGAGTTCTTCGACAACGACGGCGACGAGTACAAGCTCACCGTCGAGCAGATGGACCCCGGTGCGAACCGCGACCCGTACCAGGTCCTCCTCGGCCCGGACAACGCGACCGTGTGGGCTGACTCGGAGAACGACACGTACTTCATCATCTACGACACGGACTCCAACAACCTGAACACGGACACGCGGTCCATCGAAGATGACGACACGCTCGAAGCCAACTTCACCGTCTACGAGGACGAAGACAACCTCACCGACGTTGAAGACGGCGAGACCGTCCTCGACGAGTACAGCTTCGTCGAGGCCGAGTACATGGTCGACGAGCCCGTGAACGTCTCGGCCTCTGGCGAGCAGACGATAATGGGCGAGACGACCGTCGCACCCGGCACGGAAGTCAGCCTGCGCGCCCGCTCCAGCGGCGACACGCAGCCGAGCTTCCTGAAGACGGCGACCGTCTACGTCACGGAGAACCAGACGTTCTCCAGTACGTTCGACTTCAGCGAGCAGGAAGTCGGCGACACGTTCGAGCTGACGGTCCGTGGCGGCGCTGCTGACTCCGAGACGTTCGACGGGAACGTCGTGGAGAGCGTCGAGACGGAGACGAACATGACGGAGACGGAGATGACGGAGACGGAGATGACTGAGACGGAGATGACGGACACCGAAACCGAGGCGCCCGGTACGGACACCGAAGCGCCCGGTACGGACACCGAAGCGCCCGGTACGGACACCGGCACGGAGCCCGCCACTGAGACCGGTACGCCCGGCTTCGGTGTGGTCGTCGCCGTGACGGCACTGCTGGCCGCCGCGCTCCTCGCCATCCGTCGCGACTAA
- a CDS encoding DUF7115 domain-containing protein — protein MSQPQMVQSALEGEDVVARVALGGEDELYATPTRTLVYRSEGLLSDETVEEYPHTAERITASEGRRKGKITLDYGLDGEQSFGLSVKHLDRALHPVVEGVLKANDILAADEPVERLFRFSELTLVVSAGRVVKHIGSALWDDDFEEYRYDDVTDLQFEGGSVATSVVMTVDGRQERFKAPNDDARELRETLESALLSYWGVSSLDELREANEPEEDEPPAEDGEVSFGDGPDPLSANPAELSDEPKNATRSESAPDEPVEAAANASASAGSVAQQVEASPQQVEASPQSVEAEAETETTADADEGFEGSGFQSAAADADERVAEELAELRATVDRQGEEIRQQRELIEQLIEELRRGR, from the coding sequence ATGAGCCAACCGCAGATGGTCCAGTCCGCCCTCGAGGGCGAAGACGTGGTCGCCCGCGTCGCCCTCGGCGGCGAGGACGAACTGTACGCCACGCCGACGCGAACGCTGGTCTATCGGTCGGAAGGGTTACTCTCGGACGAGACTGTCGAGGAGTACCCGCACACCGCCGAGCGTATCACCGCCTCCGAAGGTCGACGGAAGGGGAAGATAACGCTCGACTACGGTCTCGACGGCGAGCAGTCGTTCGGTCTCTCCGTGAAGCACCTCGACCGCGCCCTCCACCCGGTCGTCGAAGGCGTCCTGAAGGCCAACGACATCCTCGCGGCCGACGAACCGGTCGAGCGACTGTTCCGGTTCAGCGAACTCACCCTCGTCGTCTCCGCCGGACGGGTCGTCAAGCACATCGGGTCGGCGCTGTGGGACGACGACTTCGAGGAGTACCGCTACGACGACGTGACCGACCTCCAGTTCGAGGGCGGCAGCGTCGCCACCTCCGTCGTGATGACCGTCGACGGTCGGCAGGAGCGGTTCAAGGCGCCGAACGACGACGCGCGCGAACTCCGCGAGACGCTCGAATCCGCGCTGCTGAGCTACTGGGGCGTCTCCTCGCTGGACGAACTCCGCGAGGCGAACGAACCCGAGGAGGACGAACCGCCGGCCGAGGATGGGGAGGTCTCCTTCGGCGACGGTCCCGACCCGCTGAGCGCCAACCCCGCGGAACTGTCCGACGAACCGAAGAACGCCACGCGTTCGGAGTCCGCACCCGACGAACCCGTCGAGGCGGCCGCGAACGCGAGTGCGAGTGCGGGAAGCGTCGCCCAGCAGGTCGAAGCGTCTCCCCAGCAGGTCGAAGCGTCTCCCCAGTCGGTCGAAGCGGAGGCGGAGACGGAGACGACGGCCGACGCCGACGAGGGGTTCGAGGGGTCGGGCTTCCAGTCCGCGGCGGCCGACGCGGACGAACGCGTCGCCGAGGAACTCGCGGAACTCCGGGCGACCGTCGACAGGCAGGGCGAGGAGATTCGCCAACAGCGCGAACTCATCGAGCAACTCATCGAAGAACTGCGCCGCGGTCGGTAA